One window of Pyxicephalus adspersus chromosome 4, UCB_Pads_2.0, whole genome shotgun sequence genomic DNA carries:
- the NKX2-2 gene encoding homeobox protein Nkx-2.2 isoform X2, whose protein sequence is MSSLTNTKTGFSVKDILDLPDTNDEEGSIAEGADEDAEGTEPPKKPGGLGQSAIDAVQGLPLKNPFYDNSDNPYTRWLATTESIQYSLHGFASSNSQQDSSPKSPEPSADESPDNDKETSSSADSGKKRKRRVLFSKAQTYELERRFRQQRYLSAPEREHLASLIRLTPTQVKIWFQNHRYKMKRARAEKVRAQVSKTILDQLYLRFLCVDPAAGTCNRFSLLHINKVLGKSIECYNNGQEKN, encoded by the exons ATGTCTTCTTTAACCAACACAAAGACGGGCTTTTCAGTAAAGGACATTTTAGACTTGCCTGATACCAATGATGAAGAAGGATCCATTGCTGAAGGGGCGGATGAAGACGCAGAAGGGACGGAGCCCCCCAAGAAACCTGGAGGGTTAGGACAGAGTGCTATAGACGCTGTGCAAGGATTGCCTTTGAAAAACCCCTTCTATGACAATAGCGATAATCCTTACACAAGGTGGCTGGCTACAACCGAGAGTATACAGTATTCCT TACACGGTTTTGCATCCAGCAACTCCCAGCAGGACTCCTCGCCCAAATCCCCTGAACCTTCTGCCGATGAATCCCCAGACAACGACAAGGAAACTTCAAGCAGCGCAGACTctgggaagaagaggaagagacgGGTGCTGTTCTCCAAGGCTCAGACTTATGAATTGGAGAGGAGGTTTAGGCAGCAGAGGTACCTATCAGCACCAGAGAGAGAACACCTGGCCAGCCTGATCCGACTTACCCCGACCCAGGTGAAGATCTGGTTCCAGAACCACAGGTACAAGATGAAGAGGGCTCGGGCAGAGAAAG TGAGGGCACAAGTGTCGAAGACAATATTGGACCAGCTATACCTAAGATTTCTCTGTGTAGACCCAGCTGCTGGCACCTGTAATCGCTTTAGTCTGTTACATATTAACAAAGTGCTGGGAAAATCGATAGAATGCTACAATAATGGACAAGAAAAGAACTGA
- the NKX2-2 gene encoding homeobox protein Nkx-2.2 isoform X1, producing MSSLTNTKTGFSVKDILDLPDTNDEEGSIAEGADEDAEGTEPPKKPGGLGQSAIDAVQGLPLKNPFYDNSDNPYTRWLATTESIQYSLHGFASSNSQQDSSPKSPEPSADESPDNDKETSSSADSGKKRKRRVLFSKAQTYELERRFRQQRYLSAPEREHLASLIRLTPTQVKIWFQNHRYKMKRARAEKGMEVTPLPSPRRVAVPVLVRDGKPCHTLKAQDLAATFPAGIPFSAYSAQSLQHMQYNAQYSSASNPQYPTAHHLVPAQQWTW from the exons ATGTCTTCTTTAACCAACACAAAGACGGGCTTTTCAGTAAAGGACATTTTAGACTTGCCTGATACCAATGATGAAGAAGGATCCATTGCTGAAGGGGCGGATGAAGACGCAGAAGGGACGGAGCCCCCCAAGAAACCTGGAGGGTTAGGACAGAGTGCTATAGACGCTGTGCAAGGATTGCCTTTGAAAAACCCCTTCTATGACAATAGCGATAATCCTTACACAAGGTGGCTGGCTACAACCGAGAGTATACAGTATTCCT TACACGGTTTTGCATCCAGCAACTCCCAGCAGGACTCCTCGCCCAAATCCCCTGAACCTTCTGCCGATGAATCCCCAGACAACGACAAGGAAACTTCAAGCAGCGCAGACTctgggaagaagaggaagagacgGGTGCTGTTCTCCAAGGCTCAGACTTATGAATTGGAGAGGAGGTTTAGGCAGCAGAGGTACCTATCAGCACCAGAGAGAGAACACCTGGCCAGCCTGATCCGACTTACCCCGACCCAGGTGAAGATCTGGTTCCAGAACCACAGGTACAAGATGAAGAGGGCTCGGGCAGAGAAAGGTATGGAAGTCACTCCTCTCCCCTCCCCTAGACGGGTGGCAGTGCCAGTCTTAGTAAGAGATGGTAAACCATGCCACACGCTCAAAGCTCAGGACTTAGCAGCCACTTTCCCTGCTGGCATCCCTTTCTCAGCATATAGCGCCCAGTCATTACAGCATATGCAATATAATGCCCAGTACAGCTCTGCCAGCAATCCCCAATACCCAACAGCCCATCATTTGGTGCCAGCCCAACAGTGGACTTGGTGA